In Treponema rectale, a single genomic region encodes these proteins:
- a CDS encoding AAA family ATPase, whose translation MAVITITRQIAARGDEIAVALAERLNYKFIDRKTIEKKIVELGFSEKKLPKYDERKPGFFANLTKDRDEYLNYLQVAVLDAASQDNVILIGRGAFVILQKLVSLVPLKFYADDSVRVRRLQEEFSIDEKHALARIAESDTNRKGFHRSFFDVDNDDPRNFLLTVNTGVLSIPTVTTMVEDLVKNHVTPRMSEEGCSMCRNLLKTQRLVNTLIFDYNVNINYLHADVDETGKIITLQGVADSHAVVEHAVTLSAKILPDCVIKSAVSVVQDSKKFHIGFN comes from the coding sequence ATGGCAGTCATTACTATTACACGACAGATTGCGGCACGGGGAGACGAAATAGCTGTCGCCCTTGCAGAACGACTTAATTATAAGTTTATCGACCGCAAAACCATTGAGAAAAAAATAGTTGAACTTGGTTTTTCTGAAAAAAAACTTCCTAAATATGATGAACGCAAGCCGGGTTTTTTTGCAAACCTGACTAAGGACAGGGATGAATATCTTAACTATCTTCAGGTGGCTGTTCTTGATGCGGCTTCTCAGGATAATGTCATTCTCATCGGACGGGGGGCTTTTGTAATTTTACAGAAACTTGTATCTCTTGTTCCTCTGAAGTTTTATGCGGATGATTCAGTCCGTGTGCGGCGTCTTCAGGAAGAATTCAGTATAGACGAAAAACATGCACTTGCAAGAATTGCGGAAAGTGACACCAACAGAAAAGGGTTTCATAGAAGTTTCTTTGATGTGGATAATGATGATCCGCGGAATTTCCTTCTTACCGTGAATACAGGAGTTCTTTCGATTCCTACGGTTACAACGATGGTTGAAGATCTTGTAAAGAATCATGTTACCCCGCGTATGAGTGAAGAAGGCTGTTCTATGTGCAGAAACCTTCTTAAAACACAGCGTCTGGTTAATACGCTTATATTTGATTACAACGTTAACATAAATTATCTCCATGCAGATGTTGATGAAACAGGAAAGATAATTACTCTTCAGGGTGTTGCAGATTCTCATGCGGTGGTGGAGCATGCCGTTACTTTAAGTGCAAAGATTCTTCCTGACTGCGTAATAAAGTCTGCCGTAAGCGTGGTTCAGGATTCCAAGAAGTTTCATATAGGCTTCAACTGA
- a CDS encoding NUDIX hydrolase — MNENLIWNEKARREVFKTPVFTVTERDSTGPDGQLGTYIVNEANDWVIVIPEHDGKFLMVKQWRHGEKKLSIEFPGGVIEKGEKPETGAARELKEETGAESKNLIHLGSLNPNPALFANHVHIYLARELSFTSEQHLDSDEFVNCMELPVEEVLKNQASELYQHALMSSAVGLYLTYKMQNAD, encoded by the coding sequence ATGAACGAGAATCTTATATGGAACGAAAAAGCCAGGCGGGAAGTTTTTAAAACTCCTGTATTTACAGTAACAGAACGGGACAGCACAGGTCCTGACGGTCAGCTGGGAACATACATTGTAAATGAGGCAAATGACTGGGTTATCGTTATTCCTGAACATGATGGAAAATTTCTGATGGTTAAACAGTGGCGCCACGGAGAAAAAAAATTAAGCATTGAATTTCCAGGCGGTGTAATTGAAAAAGGAGAAAAACCTGAAACAGGTGCTGCAAGGGAACTAAAGGAAGAAACTGGAGCTGAGTCAAAAAATCTGATTCACCTTGGAAGCCTTAACCCAAACCCTGCCCTTTTTGCAAACCACGTACATATTTATCTGGCCAGGGAACTTTCATTTACATCAGAACAGCACCTTGATTCTGATGAATTCGTAAACTGCATGGAACTTCCTGTAGAAGAAGTCCTTAAAAACCAGGCATCTGAACTTTACCAGCACGCCCTTATGAGCAGTGCAGTCGGCCTGTACCTGACTTATAAAATGCAGAACGCAGACTAA